The following coding sequences lie in one Arabidopsis thaliana chromosome 3, partial sequence genomic window:
- the THO7 gene encoding Tho complex subunit 7/Mft1p (THO7; CONTAINS InterPro DOMAIN/s: Tho complex subunit 7 (InterPro:IPR018018), Tho complex subunit 7/Mft1p (InterPro:IPR008501); BEST Arabidopsis thaliana protein match is: Tho complex subunit 7/Mft1p (TAIR:AT5G16790.1); Has 2509 Blast hits to 2230 proteins in 391 species: Archae - 54; Bacteria - 255; Metazoa - 1226; Fungi - 237; Plants - 121; Viruses - 25; Other Eukaryotes - 591 (source: NCBI BLink).), with product MSVKARRISGRLETVVTKVNYAFDPVDDDKIIRNRLLTRTTTTRGEPPLKKLQKKFTSFVLEVDKEEENYNDCGRLAKAFLQELSTFEIPLLKSQAVVEANLREKESFNEVKDETERQIMQAKAEIEDLKKQLEESKIDRQHKEECETIRKLISAQPPRSETEKVIYELNKEIAELEAESTASWRLLELRKKQFALLMHVVDELQNTMEDEQKSLVDEIRSASEDQRNITDAMSVD from the exons ATGTCAGTTAAAGCAAGGAGAATTTCTGGTAGATTAGAGACTGTAGTAACTAAGGTTAATTATGCATTTGATCCTGTTGACGAtgacaaaatcataagaaaccGGCTTCTAACCCGAACCACGACCACTCGAGGCGAGCCTCCATTGAAGAAACTTCAGAAGAAGTTCACTTCTTTTGTACTCGAGGtggataaagaagaagagaactaTAACGACTGCGGTAGACTTGCCAAAGCTTTTTTACAGGAACTGTCAACTTTCGAGATTCCGCTTCTGAAGAGCCAAGCGGTTGTGGAAGCAAACCTTAGGGAGAAAGAGAGCTTTAATGAGGTGAAAGATGAGACGGAAAGGCAGATAATGCAGGCGAAAGCTGAGATTGAAGATCTAAAGAAGCAGCTTGAGGAGAGTAAAATAGATAGACAGCATAAAGAAGAGTGTGAGACGATAAGGAAACTGATTTCTGCGCAACCGCCAAGGTCAGAGACAGAGAAGGTTATATATGAATTGAACAAGGAGATTGCTGAGCTTGAAGCAGAGAGCACTGCAAGTTGGAGATTGCTTGAGCTAAGGAAGAAGCAGTTTGCTCTCCTGATGCATGTG GTGGATGAGTTGCAGAACACAATGGAAGATGAGCAGAAGAGTTTGGTGGACGAGATTCGGTCAGCGTCGGAAGATCAGAGGAACATAACCGACGCTATGTCTGTTGATTAA
- a CDS encoding Heavy metal transport/detoxification superfamily protein (Heavy metal transport/detoxification superfamily protein; FUNCTIONS IN: copper ion binding, metal ion binding; INVOLVED IN: copper ion transport, metal ion transport; CONTAINS InterPro DOMAIN/s: Heavy metal transport/detoxification protein (InterPro:IPR006121); BEST Arabidopsis thaliana protein match is: Heavy metal transport/detoxification superfamily protein (TAIR:AT5G50740.1); Has 1622 Blast hits to 1166 proteins in 99 species: Archae - 2; Bacteria - 66; Metazoa - 18; Fungi - 10; Plants - 1509; Viruses - 0; Other Eukaryotes - 17 (source: NCBI BLink).) produces the protein MGKNKQNGESDNKSEKKNQKNGDSSVDKSDKKNQCKEIVLKVYMHCEGCASQVSHCLRGYDGVEHIKTEIGDNKVVVSGKFDDPLKILRRVQKKFSRNAEMISPKHNPKQDQKEPQQKKESAPEIKTAILRMNMHCEGCVHEIKRGIEKIKGIQSVEPDRSKSTVVVRGVMDPPKLVEKIKKKLGKHAELLSQITEKGKDNNKKNNNKKEESDGNKIFSYPPQYSSQHAYPSQIFSDENVHSCSIM, from the exons ATGGGAAAG AACAAGCAAAATGGAGAATCAGACAACAAGTCTGAAAAGAAGAACCAGAAAAATGGAGATTCATCAGTCGATAAGTCtgataagaaaaatcaatgtaAAGAAATTGTTCTGAAGGTTTACATGCACTGTGAAGGATGTGCATCACAAGTTTCTCATTGCTTGAGGGGCTATGATG GGGTTGAGCATATTAAGACAGAGATAGGAGACAATAAAGTTGTTGTGTCTGGAAAATTTGATGATCCGTTGAAGATATTACGAAGAGTGCAAAAGAAATTTAGTAGAAATGCTGAGATGATTTCCCCAAAACATAACCCTAAACAAGATCAGAAGGAGCCacagcaaaagaaagaa AGTGCTCCCGAGATCAAAACTGCAATTTTAAGAATGAACATGCACTGTGAAGGATGTGTTCATGAAATCAAAAGAGgcattgaaaaaataaaag GCATTCAATCGGTGGAACCAGACCGGTCAAAGTCAACGGTAGTGGTACGAGGAGTCATGGATCCTCCAAAACTTGTggagaaaatcaagaaaaaacttgGGAAACATGCAGAGCTTCTAAGTCAAATTACAGAGAAAGGCAAAGacaataataagaagaacaataataagaaggaagaaagtgatggaaacaaaatctttagtTACCCTCCTCAGTATTCATCTCAACATGCTTATCCCTCTCAGATTTTTAGCGACGAAAATGTACATTCTTGTTCAATCATGTGA
- the EXL6 gene encoding EXORDIUM like 6 (EXORDIUM like 6 (EXL6); FUNCTIONS IN: molecular_function unknown; INVOLVED IN: biological_process unknown; LOCATED IN: endomembrane system; EXPRESSED IN: 12 plant structures; EXPRESSED DURING: 6 growth stages; CONTAINS InterPro DOMAIN/s: Phosphate-induced protein 1 (InterPro:IPR006766); BEST Arabidopsis thaliana protein match is: Phosphate-responsive 1 family protein (TAIR:AT1G35140.1); Has 398 Blast hits to 398 proteins in 23 species: Archae - 0; Bacteria - 0; Metazoa - 0; Fungi - 0; Plants - 398; Viruses - 0; Other Eukaryotes - 0 (source: NCBI BLink).), with protein MAMASASSSSSSISVIIFLLLAPLCLSREPPSQIPNGTLDLSLLWYGQFTPTQKERVHDFIESLNFDAKEGLDPKVSAWWKVVESYQERFEVKDIYRQKKSNRTVAPRIKVKVVRSYVDEKMKYGKELTMGNGEKLVETAIGNMSKVVPVVLLSAQVRAHGVGFCDGTCQHNALAKIKGQKEPRRYIMVSNPEVECPGECAWPFHTADKGPRGMTYQPASGEVGADALVIQLATGLADLATNPDLTKSLFKSETTPYNDDVKKNHESSSMYIVDPATKCTRVFGSGAFPGFTGRIRVDPITGGAFNSHGINHLKFLIPSIWDPKTKSCWTPM; from the exons ATGGCAATGGCGtctgcttcttcctcctcctcctccatatCCGTCATCATTTTCCTCCTCTTGGCGCCTCTCTGCCTTTCACGTGAGCCACCTTCACAAATCCCAAACGGAACCCTAGATCTCTCTTTACTATGGTACGGCCAATTCACGCCTACTCAAAAGGAGAGGGTTCACGATTTCATAGAATCGCTTAACTTCGACGCCAAGGAAGGTCTTGACCCGAAGGTATCGGCGTGGTGGAAAGTGGTGGAGAGTTACCAAGAGAGGTTTGAGGTGAAGGATATTTACCGACAGAAGAAGAGTAACAGAACCGTAGCTCCGAGGATTAAGGTGAAGGTTGTCCGGAGTTATGTGGATGAGAAGATGAAGTATGGAAAGGAATTGACAATGGGGAACGGTGAGAAACTTGTTGAGACGGCTATCGGAAATATGTCGAAAGTGGTTCCCGTGGTATTACTTTCGGCGCAAGTTAGGGCTCATGGCGTAGGGTTTTGTGACGGAACTTGCCAACATAACGCCCTAGCCAAAATtaaag GTCAAAAAGAACCACGACGGTACATAATGGTAAGCAACCCGGAGGTGGAATGTCCCGGAGAGTGCGCTTGGCCTTTCCACACGGCCGATAAGGGTCCACGTGGCATGACCTATCAACCGGCAAGTGGAGAAGTCGGAGCTGACGCACTGGTTATTCAGCTAGCCACCGGTTTAGCCGATTTGGCCACCAATCCAGATCTAACCAAGTCCTTATTCAAATCTGAGACGACACCGTACAACGATGACGTAAAGAAAAACCATGAATCTTCGTCAATGTATATTGTGGACCCTGCAACCAAGTGCACTCGGGTTTTTGGATCCGGAGCTTTTCCAGGTTTCACTGGTAGAATTCGGGTTGACCCGATTACTGGTGGAGCCTTTAATTCACACGGAATCAACCACTTGAAATTCTTGATTCCTTCTATTTGGGACCCTAAGACCAAATCTTGCTGGACTCCTATGTAA
- the MCC1 gene encoding MEIOTIC CONTROL OF CROSSOVERS1 (MEIOTIC CONTROL OF CROSSOVERS1 (MCC1); FUNCTIONS IN: N-acetyltransferase activity; INVOLVED IN: meiosis, histone H3 acetylation, metabolic process; LOCATED IN: cellular_component unknown; EXPRESSED IN: 18 plant structures; EXPRESSED DURING: 8 growth stages; CONTAINS InterPro DOMAIN/s: GCN5-related N-acetyltransferase, C-terminal (InterPro:IPR022610), GCN5-related N-acetyltransferase (InterPro:IPR000182), Acyl-CoA N-acyltransferase (InterPro:IPR016181); BEST Arabidopsis thaliana protein match is: Acyl-CoA N-acyltransferases (NAT) superfamily protein (TAIR:AT5G16800.2); Has 652 Blast hits to 648 proteins in 194 species: Archae - 48; Bacteria - 59; Metazoa - 253; Fungi - 42; Plants - 110; Viruses - 0; Other Eukaryotes - 140 (source: NCBI BLink).): MSRFPRRFIDDSSMEDAGISLCPSIHYRPINPNDLDRLEQIHRDIFPIKYESEFFQSVVNGVDIVSWAAVDRSRPDDHSDELIGFVTAKFVLAKDSEIDDLIHYDSSKGEETLIYILTLGVVETYRNRGIAMSLISEVIKYASGLSVCRGVYLHVIAHNNAAICLYKRLMFRCVRRLHGFYLINRHHFDAFLFVYFINGSRTPCSPLEVAMFVVNYMKSGIKSVASKLANKDEKGLKWLFCKDTDCV; the protein is encoded by the exons ATGTCGCGATTTCCTCGAAGATTCATAGATGATTCATCAATGGAAGATGCAGGAATCTCTCTTTGCCCAAGTATTCACTATAGACCTATAAACCCTAATGATCTAGATCGTTTGGAGCAAATCCATCGCGATATCTTCCCCATCAA gTATGAGTCTGAGTTTTTCCAGAGTGTTGTGAACGGAGTTGATATCGTCTCATGGGCTGCTGTTGATCGGAGCCGGCCTGATGATCACTCTGATGAACTTATTGGTTTTGTTACTGCCAAATTTGTGCTTGCCAAAGATAGCGAG ATAGATGATCTTATACATTACGATTCCTCGAAAGGAGAGGAGACTTTGATATACATCTTGACACTCGGAGTTGTAGAAACATACAGAAACCGTGGAATCG CAATGTCACTTATTAGTGAGGTAATTAAATATGCTTCCGGTTTATCTGTGTGTCGCGGAGTTTACCTTCATGTGATTGCACACAACAATGCTGCGATCTGTTTGTACAAAAGATTGATGTTCAGATGCGTGCGGAGATTACATGGATTTTATCTAATCAATCGACATCATTTTGATGCGTTCTTGTTTGTCTACTTCATCAACGGTTCTCGAACTCCTTGCTCACCCTT AGAGGTGGCGATGTTTGTTGTGAATTATATGAAGAGTGGTATCAAGTCAGTGGCATCTAAGCTGGCTAACAAGGATGAGAAAGGTTTGAAATGGCTGTTTTGCAAAGACACGGATTGTGTCTAA
- the MCC1 gene encoding MEIOTIC CONTROL OF CROSSOVERS1: MQLSLVLFLSSYYLSSSAGRWFLCLAQIDDLIHYDSSKGEETLIYILTLGVVETYRNRGIAMSLISEVIKYASGLSVCRGVYLHVIAHNNAAICLYKRLMFRCVRRLHGFYLINRHHFDAFLFVYFINGSRTPCSPLEVAMFVVNYMKSGIKSVASKLANKDEKGLKWLFCKDTDCV; the protein is encoded by the exons ATGCAATTGAGTCTAGTgttgtttttatcttcttattATCTATCTTCATCAGCTGGCAGATGGTTTCTGTGTCTTGCACAGATAGATGATCTTATACATTACGATTCCTCGAAAGGAGAGGAGACTTTGATATACATCTTGACACTCGGAGTTGTAGAAACATACAGAAACCGTGGAATCG CAATGTCACTTATTAGTGAGGTAATTAAATATGCTTCCGGTTTATCTGTGTGTCGCGGAGTTTACCTTCATGTGATTGCACACAACAATGCTGCGATCTGTTTGTACAAAAGATTGATGTTCAGATGCGTGCGGAGATTACATGGATTTTATCTAATCAATCGACATCATTTTGATGCGTTCTTGTTTGTCTACTTCATCAACGGTTCTCGAACTCCTTGCTCACCCTT AGAGGTGGCGATGTTTGTTGTGAATTATATGAAGAGTGGTATCAAGTCAGTGGCATCTAAGCTGGCTAACAAGGATGAGAAAGGTTTGAAATGGCTGTTTTGCAAAGACACGGATTGTGTCTAA
- the HSFA1E gene encoding heat shock transcription factor A1E (heat shock transcription factor A1E (HSFA1E); FUNCTIONS IN: DNA binding, sequence-specific DNA binding transcription factor activity; INVOLVED IN: regulation of transcription, DNA-dependent; LOCATED IN: nucleus; EXPRESSED IN: 12 plant structures; EXPRESSED DURING: 7 growth stages; CONTAINS InterPro DOMAIN/s: Winged helix-turn-helix transcription repressor DNA-binding (InterPro:IPR011991), Heat shock factor (HSF)-type, DNA-binding (InterPro:IPR000232); BEST Arabidopsis thaliana protein match is: heat shock factor 3 (TAIR:AT5G16820.2); Has 2512 Blast hits to 2481 proteins in 244 species: Archae - 0; Bacteria - 10; Metazoa - 450; Fungi - 485; Plants - 859; Viruses - 0; Other Eukaryotes - 708 (source: NCBI BLink).), which produces MGTVCESVATAKSSTAVMSSIPPFLSKTYDMVDDPLTDDVVSWSSGNNSFVVWNVPEFAKQFLPKYFKHNNFSSFVRQLNTYGFRKVDPDRWEFANEGFLRGQKQILKSIVRRKPAQVQPPQQPQVQHSSVGACVEVGKFGLEEEVERLQRDKNVLMQELVRLRQQQQVTEHHLQNVGQKVHVMEQRQQQMMSFLAKAVQSPGFLNQFSQQSNEANQHISESNKKRRLPVEDQMNSGSHGVNGLSRQIVRYQSSMNDATNTMLQQIQQMSNAPSHESLSSNNGSFLLGDVPNSNISDNGSSSNGSPEVTLADVSSIPAGFYPAMKYHEPCETNQVMETNLPFSQGDLLPPTQGAAASGSSSSDLVGCETDNGECLDPIMAVLDGALELEADTLNELLPEVQDSFWEQFIGESPVIGETDELISGSVENELILEQLELQSTLSNVWSKNQQMNHLTEQMGLLTSDALRK; this is translated from the exons ATGGGAACGGTTTGCGAATCTGTAGCGACGGCGAAATCTTCGACGGCGGTGATGAGCTCCATTCCGCCTTTTCTGAGCAAAACGTACGATATGGTTGACGATCCATTGACGGACGACGTGGTGTCTTGGAGCAGCGGAAACAACAGCTTCGTGGTTTGGAACGTGCCTGAGTTCGCCAAACAGTTTCTACCAAAGTATTTCAAGCACAACAATTTCTCCAGCTTCGTCAGACAGCTCAATACTTAT gGTTTTAGAAAAGTTGATCCAGACCGCTGGGAGTTTGCAAACGAGGGCTTTTTAAGAGGCCAAAAGCAAATACTAAAGAGTATTGTCCGGCGAAAACCTGCACAAGTGCAGCCTCCACAACAACCTCAAGTTCAGCACTCATCTGTGGGTGCGTGCGTTGAAGTGGGCAAATTTGGACTCGAAGAGGAAGTGGAAAGACTTCAGCGCGATAAGAACGTCCTTATGCAGGAACTTGTAAGGTTGAGGCAGCAACAACAAGTTACCGAACATCATCTGCAGAATGTGGGGCAGAAAGTTCATGTGATGGAGCAGAGGCAGCAACAGATGATGTCCTTTCTAGCAAAGGCTGTCCAAAGTCCAGGtttcttaaaccaattttCTCAGCAGAGTAATGAAGCAAACCAACACATTTCtgaaagcaacaaaaagaGGAGGCTACCTGTTGAGGACCAGATGAATTCTGGCAGTCATGGGGTTAATGGTCTTAGCCGCCAGATTGTGAGATATCAGTCATCGATGAACGATGCAACAAACACTATGCTTCAACAGATACAGCAGATGAGTAATGCACCTAGCCATGAATCTCTCTCAAGCAATAATGGTAGCTTTCTTTTGGGCGATGTTCCAAATTCTAACATTTCAGACAATGGGAGCTCCTCAAATGGATCACCTGAAGTTACATTGGCAGATGTTTCATCCATTCCTGCAGGCTTCTATCCTGCAATGAAGTACCACGAGCCTTGTGAAACAAATCAAGTCATGGAGACCAATTTGCCTTTTTCTCAAGGTGATCTCTTACCTCCAACGCAAGGAGCAGCAGCTTCTGGGAGCTCAAGTTCGGATCTTGTTGGATGCGAGACAGATAATGGAGAGTGTTTGGATCCAATAATGGCTGTTTTGGATGGCGCACTCGAACTAGAAGCTGATACCTTAAATGAGTTGCTTCCTGAAGTCCAAGATTCTTTTTGGGAACAGTTCATTGGTGAGAGCCCAGTGATTGGTGAGACAGATGAGTTAATCTCAGGATCAGTGGAAAATGAACTGATATTGGAGCAACTAGAGTTACAATCAACCCTGAGTAATGTGTGGAGCAAGAATCAACAAATGAACCATCTTACTGAACAGATGGGACTTCTCACATCAGATGCTCTCAGAAAATGA
- a CDS encoding EF hand calcium-binding protein family (EF hand calcium-binding protein family; CONTAINS InterPro DOMAIN/s: EF-Hand 1, calcium-binding site (InterPro:IPR018247), EF-HAND 2 (InterPro:IPR018249), EF-hand-like domain (InterPro:IPR011992), Calcium-binding EF-hand (InterPro:IPR002048), EF-hand (InterPro:IPR018248); BEST Arabidopsis thaliana protein match is: Calcium-binding EF-hand family protein (TAIR:AT1G32250.1); Has 24706 Blast hits to 18078 proteins in 1578 species: Archae - 2; Bacteria - 105; Metazoa - 9402; Fungi - 6368; Plants - 5242; Viruses - 0; Other Eukaryotes - 3587 (source: NCBI BLink).) — MSCDGGKPAPAKLGDEQLAELREIFRSFDQNKDGSLTELELGSLLRSLGLKPSQDQLDTLIQKADRNNNGLVEFSEFVALVEPDLVKCPYTDDQLKAIFRMFDRDGNGYITAAELAHSMAKLGHALTAEELTGMIKEADRDGDGCIDFQEFVQAITSAAFDNAWG, encoded by the coding sequence ATGAGCTGCGACGGAGGCAAACCGGCGCCGGCGAAACTAGGCGACGAACAACTAGCGGAGCTCCGGGAGATATTCCGATCATTTGACCAGAACAAGGATGGAAGTTTGACGGAGCTCGAGTTAGGCTCACTTCTAAGATCTCTCGGTCTAAAGCCGAGTCAAGACCAACTCGACACATTGATCCAGAAAGCAGATCGGAATAACAACGGACTGGTCGAGTTCTCCGAGTTCGTCGCCCTCGTCGAGCCAGATCTGGTCAAGTGTCCTTACACGGATGATCAGCTTAAAGCCATCTTTAGAATGTTTGACCGCGATGGAAACGGTTACATAACGGCGGCGGAGTTAGCCCATTCGATGGCGAAGCTAGGTCACGCGTTGACGGCGGAGGAGTTAACGGGAATGATCAAAGAAGCTGATCGAGACGGCGATGGTTGTATTGATTTCCAAGAGTTTGTTCAAGCGATTACTTCAGCTGCGTTTGATAATGCTTGGggttga
- a CDS encoding Peptidyl-tRNA hydrolase II (PTH2) family protein, whose protein sequence is MDLVWLLSVLLVGAALGYYISTLRQTRRIFLSSKSVAIDAGSSGNKKTKSKEPLEIEKLADFRKNFKMVLVVRNDLKMGKGKIAAQCSHATLGLYKKLLQRAPKALNRWEYCAQPKVVVKIESEEEMLVLQERAKTLKLPTHITIDAGKTQIAPNSRTVMAILGPVDNVDEVTGGLKLM, encoded by the exons ATGGATTTGGTGTGGTTATTAAGTGTTTTACTTGTTGGAGCTGCACTTGGATATTACATCAGCACTTTACGACAAACCCGCCGAATCTTTCTCTCCTCCAAATCTGTCGCCATAGATGCAGGATCCAGCGGGAATAAGAAAACCAAGTCCAAGGAACCCCTCGAGATAGAGAAACTCGCTGATTTTcgcaaaaatttcaaaatg GTTTTGGTTGTGAGGAATGATCTTAAAATGGGTAAAGGGAAGATTGCAGCTCAATGCAG TCATGCAACTTTAGGTTTATACAAGAAACTCCTTCAACGGGCGCCAAAAGCCTTGAACAG ATGGGAATATTGTGCTCAGCCAAAAGTTGTTGTCAAAATTGAAAGTGAGGAAGAGATGCTAGTTTTGCAA GAAAGAGCAAAGACCCTGAAACTGCCAACCCATATCACCATTGATGCGGGAAAAACACAGATCGCTCCAA ATTCAAGGACAGTAATGGCTATTCTTG GACCTGTTGATAATGTTGATGAAGTAACAGGTGGACTAAAGCTTATGTAA
- a CDS encoding Peptidyl-tRNA hydrolase II (PTH2) family protein: protein MDLVWLLSVLLVGAALGYYISTLRQTRRIFLSSKSVAIDAGSSGNKKTKSKEPLEIEKLADFRKNFKMVLVVRNDLKMGKGKIAAQCSHATLGLYKKLLQRAPKALNRWEYCAQPKVVVKIESEEEMLVLQVSLLNMCYVNILALCKIAVS, encoded by the exons ATGGATTTGGTGTGGTTATTAAGTGTTTTACTTGTTGGAGCTGCACTTGGATATTACATCAGCACTTTACGACAAACCCGCCGAATCTTTCTCTCCTCCAAATCTGTCGCCATAGATGCAGGATCCAGCGGGAATAAGAAAACCAAGTCCAAGGAACCCCTCGAGATAGAGAAACTCGCTGATTTTcgcaaaaatttcaaaatg GTTTTGGTTGTGAGGAATGATCTTAAAATGGGTAAAGGGAAGATTGCAGCTCAATGCAG TCATGCAACTTTAGGTTTATACAAGAAACTCCTTCAACGGGCGCCAAAAGCCTTGAACAG ATGGGAATATTGTGCTCAGCCAAAAGTTGTTGTCAAAATTGAAAGTGAGGAAGAGATGCTAGTTTTGCAAGTGAGTTTACTGAACATGTGCTACGTAAATATACTTGCCCTTTGCAAGATTGCAGTTTCCTAG
- a CDS encoding uncharacterized protein (unknown protein; FUNCTIONS IN: molecular_function unknown; INVOLVED IN: biological_process unknown; LOCATED IN: chloroplast; EXPRESSED IN: 21 plant structures; EXPRESSED DURING: 13 growth stages; Has 5 Blast hits to 5 proteins in 1 species: Archae - 0; Bacteria - 0; Metazoa - 0; Fungi - 0; Plants - 5; Viruses - 0; Other Eukaryotes - 0 (source: NCBI BLink).) — MIWSYLGPSSSYVLNIFGECQNHFINTKSSSSSSFLSLHNSCLRHSFITYPHTTETEESSFIRNGRQ, encoded by the coding sequence ATGATCTGGAGTTATCTTGGTCCGAGCAGTTCATATGTCCTTAACATCTTCGGGGAATGTCAAAACCATtttataaacacaaaatcttcttcttcttcttcctttctctctctccataaTTCTTGTTTGCGTCATTCATTCATCACATATCCACATACCACAGAGACAGAGGAATCGTCCTTTATCAGAAATGGCAGGCAGTAA